In the genome of Natronomonas salina, the window CCCGCGAGCCGACCAGTCGCGGCCGCGGCCGGGTGTCGCCGGTGACGGACCCCTCCCGCCGTCGCTGCCAGTGACGGCCGGCTCCCGTGCCCGTCTCGCCTACGACCGTCGACCCCGACCCCCTATCCAACGATGGTACTCGACCACATCAGAGAAGACGTCCGCACCGCACTCGCGAAAGACCCCGCGGCGACGAGCGCCGTCACCGTCGCGCTGCTGTACCCCGGCCTCCACGCCGTCTGGGGGTACCGGATCGCCCACGCCCTCTGGGAGCGCGGCCACACCTTCGTCGCCAGGCTCCTCTCGCAGGTCGTCCGATTCCTGACCGGCGTGGAGATCCACCCCGCGGCCGACATCGGCCGGCGACTGTTCATCGACCACGGCGCCGCGGTCGTCGTCGGCGAGACCGCCGACATCGGCGACGACGTGCTGATGTACCACGGCGTCACGCTCGGCGGCGACACGATGCGCCGCGAGAAGCGCCACCCGACGCTGGAGGACGGCGTCTCCGTCGGCGCGAACGCGACGCTGCTCGGGGACATCACCATCGGCGAGAACGCGACCGTCGGCGCGGGGAGCGTCGTCGTCCAGGACGTGCCGCCGGAGATCACCGTCGCGGGTTCCCCCGCCGAGCCGGTCACCGGGACCGGCGCGGACCGGCTCGACCCCTCCGAGTGTCCGGCCGAGTGATCCGTTACTCCGCCTCGTAGTCGGCCCAGATGTACCGCGTGGCGACCGACCGGTAGGGCCGCCAGTCCTCGGCGATCTCGCGCATCTCGTCGCGGCTCATCGCCGACCCGTCCGCGTAGAGGGCCTCGATGCCGCGGCGGATGGCGAGGTCGCCGAGCGGCAGCACGTCCGGCCGCTCGAGGACGAACAGGAGGTACATGTGGGCGGTCCACTCGCCGACGCCCCGGATCTCGGTGAGGATGTCCACCACCTCCTCGTCGGTGAGGTCGGCCAGCCCCTCTCTGGTGTAGTCTCGTTCCTGGAACGCGCGGGCGGCGTTCCGGAGGTACTCGACCTTCGAGGCCGAGAGCCCGGCCTCCCGGAGTGCCGCCTCGTCAGCGGCGAGGACGGTCTCCGGCGTCACCTCTCCGAGGAGGTCGAAGACGCGCCCCCGGACGGCCGCCGCGCTCGCCGTCGACAGCTGCTGGTTGATGATCGAGACGCAGAGCCGTTCGTACTCGCCCCAGTTCCGCTCGGTGTAGGGGTCGTAGGTGTCGACGAGTTCGGCCATCACGGGGTCGTTCCGCAGGACGGACTCGGCTTCCTCCATCATTGCTGTGCTGGAAGAACCAAGGGACCGTACGGGGGAAAGCGTCTCGGTCCCGGCGCTTCGAGGGAGGGGAGACAGCGGCCGGCCGATACTCCGTTCTAGCTAACTACCATCCAGAAGAATCCAGTCCGAAAGCGTTAATCCCCTCAGCTCGCAGGGACGGCCATGGACGACGAGGTCGAGGTCATGCTGCGGATGCACGAGGAGCTCCGCTCGGAGATCCTCCAGAGCATCCAGTTCCAGAACCGCGTCATCCTCAGCGGCGCCGTCGTGGTGGCCGTCATCTACGGGCTGCAGTTCAGCGGCGTGCTCCCGCAGCTCACCGAAGAGGACCCGACGTTCGAGCTCATCATCGCGACACTGCCGCCGGTCGTCACCATCTCCATCGCGCTGTGGATCGTCGAGCAGAGCCGGATGATGCGCGCCGGGCGGTACCTCTCGCACCTCGAGAACAAGATCAACGAGCACCTGGAGGGCCCGGTGCTCTCCTGGGAGAACTGGCTCCGCGACGGCGACACGCCGGCGGCCCACCGCATCCACCACAACGCCCAGCGCCTCGGCTACCTCGGGTTCTTCGTCATCCTCGGGGTCCTGTCGCTGCTGCTGTACGCGGTGTCGATCCTCGGCGTCGCCGTCGCGCCGCCGTCGATGGAGGCCGACCTCGTCTCCGCAGCGTTCGGCTACTTCCTCGTGAACGTCTCCGTGTTCGTGGCCGTCATCCGCTACGCGTTCCCCATCATCGTCCACGGCGACGGCGAGGACGGCATCCAGGAGTACCGGTCGTTCCGGACCTGGGAGCGCGCCTACCACCGGCGGATGATGGGCGACGAGGAGCGCTGACGCTCCCGGCACAACCCCTTTGTCCCAGCCACTCGGCCCTTCCGACATGACAGACGTGAGCATCGCGGTCCTGGCGCTTCTGACCGGGTTCGTCGCCGGCGCCGTCTTCGCGTACGTCGGCGTCCCCATCCCCGCGCCCCCGACCGTCGCCGGCCTCCTCGGAATCGTCGGCATCTACCTCGGCTTCAAGGTGGTCGAGTATCTGGACGTCGGCTTCGACCTGCTCGGCGCACTGGGATTGTAGCCTTCGAGGGAGAACGAACGAAGCATCCGTGCGAGCGCAGCGAGCGGTGTCTCGCCTCCAGCGCCACCCATCTTCGCGTGCAGAACGTGGCTAGTCGTCGCCTGCCAGGCCAGCCTGGGCACCCTCGATATCGGGACGGGCTACGTCGCGGTCGGTGGCCTCGCCCTCGATGTCGTAGGGGTACTCGCCGGTGACGCAGCCGAGACAGAGGTCGGCCCGCGTCTCGCCGAGGGCGTCGGCGACGGCGTCGATGGAGAGGTACGCCAGGGAGTCGGCCTCGATCTCCGCGCGGATCTCCTCGACGTCGCGGCCGGCGGCGATGAGCTCCTCGCGGGAGGCCATGTCGATGCCCATGTAGCAGGGGGCGACGATGGCGGGGGCGCCGATGCGCATGTGCACTTCCTCGGCGCCGACGTCCTTCAGCAGCTGGACGAGCTGGGTGGAGGTGGTGCCGCGGACGATGGAGTCGTCGATGACGGTGACGGTCTTGCCCTCG includes:
- the cysE gene encoding serine O-acetyltransferase; amino-acid sequence: MVLDHIREDVRTALAKDPAATSAVTVALLYPGLHAVWGYRIAHALWERGHTFVARLLSQVVRFLTGVEIHPAADIGRRLFIDHGAAVVVGETADIGDDVLMYHGVTLGGDTMRREKRHPTLEDGVSVGANATLLGDITIGENATVGAGSVVVQDVPPEITVAGSPAEPVTGTGADRLDPSECPAE
- a CDS encoding XapX domain-containing protein gives rise to the protein MTDVSIAVLALLTGFVAGAVFAYVGVPIPAPPTVAGLLGIVGIYLGFKVVEYLDVGFDLLGALGL
- a CDS encoding DNA-3-methyladenine glycosylase family protein, producing MMEEAESVLRNDPVMAELVDTYDPYTERNWGEYERLCVSIINQQLSTASAAAVRGRVFDLLGEVTPETVLAADEAALREAGLSASKVEYLRNAARAFQERDYTREGLADLTDEEVVDILTEIRGVGEWTAHMYLLFVLERPDVLPLGDLAIRRGIEALYADGSAMSRDEMREIAEDWRPYRSVATRYIWADYEAE